From Camelus dromedarius isolate mCamDro1 chromosome X, mCamDro1.pat, whole genome shotgun sequence, one genomic window encodes:
- the RLIM gene encoding E3 ubiquitin-protein ligase RLIM isoform X1, whose amino-acid sequence MGTWFSFIIFHLFTKMESSDSNDKGSGDQSAAQRRSQMDRLDREEAFYQFVNNLSEEDYRLMRDNNLLGTPGESTEEELLRRLQQIKEGPPPQNSDENRGGDSSDDVSNGDSIIDWLNSVRQTGNTTRSGQRGNQSWRAVSRTNPNSGDFRFSLEINVNRNNGSQNPENENEPSARRSSGESMDNNSQRQVENPRSESTSARPSRSERNSTEALTGEVPPTRGQRRARSRSPDHRRTRARAERSRSPLHPMSEIPRRSHHSISSQTFEHPLVNETEGSSRTRHHVTLRQQISGPDLLSRGLFAASGTRNASQGAGSSDTTGSSESTGSGQRPPTIVLDLQVRRVRPGEYRQRDSIASRTRSRSQTPNNTVTYESERGGFRRTFSRSERAGVRTYVSTIRIPIRRILNTGLSETTSVAIQTMLRQIMTGFGELSYFMYSDSDSEPSGSVSSRNMERAESRNGRGGSGGSSSSGSSLSSSSSSSSSSSSSSSSSPSSSSSGESSETSSEVFEGSNEGSSSSGSSGARREGRHRAPVTFDESGSLPFLSLAQFFLLNEDDDDQPRGLTKEQIDNLAMRSFGENDALKTCSVCITEYTEGNKLRKLPCSHEYHVHCIDRWLSENSTCPICRRAVLASGSRESVV is encoded by the exons ATGGGGACATGGTTTTCTTTT aTAATTTTCCATTTGTTCACCAAGATGGAAAGCTCAGATTCTAACGATAAAGGAAGTGGTGATCAGTCTGCAGCACAGCGCAGAAGTCAGATGGACCGATTGGATCGGGAAGAAGCTTTCTATCAATTTGTAAATAACCTCAGTGAAGAAGATTATAGGCTTATGAGGGATAACAATTTGCTAGGCACCCCAG GTGAAAGTACTGAGGAAGAGTTGCTGAGAAGACTACAACAGATTAAAGAAGGTCCACCACCACAAAACTCAGATGAAAATAGAG gtggAGACTCTTCAGATGATGTGTCTAATGGTGACTCTATAATAGACTGGCTTAACTCTGTCAGACAAACTGGAAATACGACAAGAAGTGGGCAAAGAGGAAACCAGTCTTGGAGAGCAGTGAGCCGGACTAATCCAAACAGTGGTGATTTCAGATTCAGTTTAGAGATTAATGTTAACCGTAATAATGGGAGCCAAAATCCAGAGAATGAAAATGAGCCATCTGCAAGACGTTCCAGTGGAGAAAGTATGGACAACAACAGCCAAAGGCAAGTGGAAAATCCACGTTCTGAATCAACATCTGCAAGGCCATCCAGATCAGAACGAAATTCAACTGAGGCGTTAACAGGAGAGGTTCCACCTACCAGAGGTCAGAGAAGGGCAAGAAGCAGGAGCCCAGACCATCGGAGAACCCGAGCAAGAGCTGAAAGAAGTAGGTCACCACTGCATCCAATGAGTGAAATTCCACGAAGATCTCATCATAGTATCTCATCTCAGACTTTTGAGCATCCTTTGGTAAACGAGACTGAGGGAAGTTCTAGAACCCGGCACCACGTAACATTGAGACAGCAAATAAGTGGACCTGACTTGCTAAGTAGAGGTCTTTTTGCTGCTTCTGGAACAAGAAATGCCTCACAAGGAGCAGGTTCTTCAGACACAACTGGCAGTAGTGAATCGACAGGATCAGGACAGAGACCTCCAACCATAGTCCTTGATCTTCAAGTAAGAAGAGTTCGTCCTGGAGAATATCGGCAGAGAGATAGCATAGCTAGCAGAACTCGGTCAAGGTCTCAGACGCCAAACAACACTGTCACTTACGAAAGTGAACGAGGAGGTTTTAGACGTACATTTTCACGTTCTGAGCGGGCAGGTGTGAGAACGTATGTCAGTACCATCAGAATTCCAATCCGTAGAATCTTAAATACTGGTTTAAGTGAGACTACATCTGTTGCAATTCAGACTATGTTAAGGCAGATAATGACAGGTTTTGGTGAGTTAAGCTACTTTATGTACAGTGATAGTGATTCAGAGCCTAGTGGCTCAGTCTCCAGTCGAAATATGGAAAGGGCAGAGTCACGGAATGGAAGAGGAGGTTCTGGTGGTAGTAGCAGTTCTGGTTCCAGTTTGAGTTCCAGTTCGAGTTCCAGTTCAAGTTCCAGTTCTAGCTCAAGTTCCAGTCCTAGTTCCAGTTCCAGTGGTGAAAGCTCCGAGACTAGCTCAGAGGTGTTTGAAGGCAGTAATGAAGGAAGCTCATCATCAGGCTCATCAGGTGCCAGGCGAGAGGGTCGACACAGGGCCCCGGTAACGTTTGATGAAAGTGGCTCTTTGCCCTTCCTTAGTCTGGCTCAGTTTTTCCTCTtaaatgaggatgatgatgacCAACCTAGAGGACTCACCAAAGAACAGATTGACAACTTGGCAATGAGAAGTTTTGGTGAAAACGATGCATTAAAAACCTGTAGTGTTTGCATTACAGAATACACAGAAGGCAACAAACTTCGTAAACTACCTTGTTCCCATGAGTACCATGTCCACTGCATCGATCGCTGGTTATCTGAGAATTCTACTTGTCCTATTTGTCGCAGAGCAGTCTTAGCTTCTGGTAGCAGAGAAAGCGTTGTGTGA
- the RLIM gene encoding E3 ubiquitin-protein ligase RLIM isoform X2, translating to MESSDSNDKGSGDQSAAQRRSQMDRLDREEAFYQFVNNLSEEDYRLMRDNNLLGTPGESTEEELLRRLQQIKEGPPPQNSDENRGGDSSDDVSNGDSIIDWLNSVRQTGNTTRSGQRGNQSWRAVSRTNPNSGDFRFSLEINVNRNNGSQNPENENEPSARRSSGESMDNNSQRQVENPRSESTSARPSRSERNSTEALTGEVPPTRGQRRARSRSPDHRRTRARAERSRSPLHPMSEIPRRSHHSISSQTFEHPLVNETEGSSRTRHHVTLRQQISGPDLLSRGLFAASGTRNASQGAGSSDTTGSSESTGSGQRPPTIVLDLQVRRVRPGEYRQRDSIASRTRSRSQTPNNTVTYESERGGFRRTFSRSERAGVRTYVSTIRIPIRRILNTGLSETTSVAIQTMLRQIMTGFGELSYFMYSDSDSEPSGSVSSRNMERAESRNGRGGSGGSSSSGSSLSSSSSSSSSSSSSSSSSPSSSSSGESSETSSEVFEGSNEGSSSSGSSGARREGRHRAPVTFDESGSLPFLSLAQFFLLNEDDDDQPRGLTKEQIDNLAMRSFGENDALKTCSVCITEYTEGNKLRKLPCSHEYHVHCIDRWLSENSTCPICRRAVLASGSRESVV from the exons ATGGAAAGCTCAGATTCTAACGATAAAGGAAGTGGTGATCAGTCTGCAGCACAGCGCAGAAGTCAGATGGACCGATTGGATCGGGAAGAAGCTTTCTATCAATTTGTAAATAACCTCAGTGAAGAAGATTATAGGCTTATGAGGGATAACAATTTGCTAGGCACCCCAG GTGAAAGTACTGAGGAAGAGTTGCTGAGAAGACTACAACAGATTAAAGAAGGTCCACCACCACAAAACTCAGATGAAAATAGAG gtggAGACTCTTCAGATGATGTGTCTAATGGTGACTCTATAATAGACTGGCTTAACTCTGTCAGACAAACTGGAAATACGACAAGAAGTGGGCAAAGAGGAAACCAGTCTTGGAGAGCAGTGAGCCGGACTAATCCAAACAGTGGTGATTTCAGATTCAGTTTAGAGATTAATGTTAACCGTAATAATGGGAGCCAAAATCCAGAGAATGAAAATGAGCCATCTGCAAGACGTTCCAGTGGAGAAAGTATGGACAACAACAGCCAAAGGCAAGTGGAAAATCCACGTTCTGAATCAACATCTGCAAGGCCATCCAGATCAGAACGAAATTCAACTGAGGCGTTAACAGGAGAGGTTCCACCTACCAGAGGTCAGAGAAGGGCAAGAAGCAGGAGCCCAGACCATCGGAGAACCCGAGCAAGAGCTGAAAGAAGTAGGTCACCACTGCATCCAATGAGTGAAATTCCACGAAGATCTCATCATAGTATCTCATCTCAGACTTTTGAGCATCCTTTGGTAAACGAGACTGAGGGAAGTTCTAGAACCCGGCACCACGTAACATTGAGACAGCAAATAAGTGGACCTGACTTGCTAAGTAGAGGTCTTTTTGCTGCTTCTGGAACAAGAAATGCCTCACAAGGAGCAGGTTCTTCAGACACAACTGGCAGTAGTGAATCGACAGGATCAGGACAGAGACCTCCAACCATAGTCCTTGATCTTCAAGTAAGAAGAGTTCGTCCTGGAGAATATCGGCAGAGAGATAGCATAGCTAGCAGAACTCGGTCAAGGTCTCAGACGCCAAACAACACTGTCACTTACGAAAGTGAACGAGGAGGTTTTAGACGTACATTTTCACGTTCTGAGCGGGCAGGTGTGAGAACGTATGTCAGTACCATCAGAATTCCAATCCGTAGAATCTTAAATACTGGTTTAAGTGAGACTACATCTGTTGCAATTCAGACTATGTTAAGGCAGATAATGACAGGTTTTGGTGAGTTAAGCTACTTTATGTACAGTGATAGTGATTCAGAGCCTAGTGGCTCAGTCTCCAGTCGAAATATGGAAAGGGCAGAGTCACGGAATGGAAGAGGAGGTTCTGGTGGTAGTAGCAGTTCTGGTTCCAGTTTGAGTTCCAGTTCGAGTTCCAGTTCAAGTTCCAGTTCTAGCTCAAGTTCCAGTCCTAGTTCCAGTTCCAGTGGTGAAAGCTCCGAGACTAGCTCAGAGGTGTTTGAAGGCAGTAATGAAGGAAGCTCATCATCAGGCTCATCAGGTGCCAGGCGAGAGGGTCGACACAGGGCCCCGGTAACGTTTGATGAAAGTGGCTCTTTGCCCTTCCTTAGTCTGGCTCAGTTTTTCCTCTtaaatgaggatgatgatgacCAACCTAGAGGACTCACCAAAGAACAGATTGACAACTTGGCAATGAGAAGTTTTGGTGAAAACGATGCATTAAAAACCTGTAGTGTTTGCATTACAGAATACACAGAAGGCAACAAACTTCGTAAACTACCTTGTTCCCATGAGTACCATGTCCACTGCATCGATCGCTGGTTATCTGAGAATTCTACTTGTCCTATTTGTCGCAGAGCAGTCTTAGCTTCTGGTAGCAGAGAAAGCGTTGTGTGA